A genome region from Labrus mixtus chromosome 9, fLabMix1.1, whole genome shotgun sequence includes the following:
- the LOC132980557 gene encoding extracellular calcium-sensing receptor-like: MAFAINEINKNPNLLPNVTVGYSLYDNCATLGIAFRASLSLASGQEEQILLDETCVGSNPVLGIVGDSYSTFTIATSDVIGLFQLPIVSYFATCPCLSDRKRFPSFFRTIPSDTFQVRAMIQILKHFSWTWVGLLVSDDDYGLNAARSFQSDLTQSGQGCLAYTEILPWGNDPTELRRIVNLIKTSTARVVIVFAHEIHMIHLMEEVVRQNVTGRQWMASEAWTASTVLQTPHHMPYLGGTLGIGIRRGEIPGLREFLLQIRPDQNYNNSYGNSIVKQFWEYTFQCAFAPSPAGWIEAEGALCTGQEDLESAGTELLDMSELRPEYNVYKAVYALAYALDDMLRCVPGTGPFSGDRCASLQRMEPWQLVHYLQKVNFTTSFGDIVSFNENGDALPIYDIMNWHWLPDGRTKVHGVGEVKRSHSKGEELTIDENKIFWNFEPKEPPRSVCSESCAPGTRMARKKGEPECCFDCVPCSEGKISNETDSMECTSCPEDYWSNARHDRCVPKKTEFLSYHEPLGICLTTTSLLGTFLCAVVLIIFIHHRSTPMVRANNSELSFLLLVSLKLCFLCSLLFIGRPRLWTCQLRHAGFGIVFVLCVSCILVKTMVVLAVFKASKPGSGAVLKWFGAMQQRGTVLVLTSVQAAICIAWLVISSPTPHKNTLYHNDKIVYECVVGSTVGFAVLLGYIGLLAILSFLLAFLARNLPDNFNEAKLITFSMLIFGAVWVAFVPAYVNSPGKYADAVEVFAILSSSFGLLVALFGPKCYIILLRPERNTKKAIMGKGATKS, translated from the exons ATGGCATTTGCTATAAATGAGATCAACAAAAACCCCAACCTGCTACCTAATGTTACTGTGGGATACAGTCTTTATGACAACTGTGCCACACTTGGAATAGCATTTCGTGCGTCTCTGTCACTGGCCAGTGGTCAAGAGGAGCAGATTCTTTTGGATGAGACCTGTGTGGGGTCCAATCCAGTCTTGGGGATTGTTGGTGATTCATATTCAACTTTTACTATTGCCACGTCTGATGTGATAGGTTTATTCCAATTGCCCATT GTGAGTTACTTTGCCACATGTCCCTGCCTGAGTGATCGAAAACGCTTTCCATCCTTCTTTAGAACAATTCCAAGTGATACTTTCCAG GTGCGTGCTATGATCCAGATTCTAAAGCACTTCAGCTGGACTTGGGTAGGCCTTCTGGTCAGTGATGATGACTATGGACTTAATGCTGCCCGCTCCTTCCAGTCAGACTTGACACAGTCTGGTCAAGGTTGTCTGGCCTACACAGAGATTCTGCCCTGGGGCAATGACCCAACAGAACTTAGAAGGATTGTGAATTTGATTAAAACATCCACAGCCCGTGTGGTCATTGTTTTTGCACATGAGATTCACATGATTCACCTTATGGAAGAG GTTGTGAGGCAAAATGTGACCGGCCGGCAGTGGATGGCAAGTGAAGCCTGGACAGCATCCACTGTGCTCCAGACCCCGCATCACATGCCTTACTTGGGTGGTACACTGGGAATCGGCATCCGTCGAGGAGAAATACCAGGGCTCAGGGAATTCCTCCTACAAATACGTCCTGAccaaaactacaacaacagctaTGGAAATAGCATA GTGAAGCAGTTTTGGGAGTACACATTTCAGTGTGCATTTGCACCCTCTCCAGCAGGTTGGATTGAAGCGGAGGGAGCATTATGCACTGGGCAGGAAGATCTAGAGAGTGCAGGGACAGAGTTATTGGATATGTCAGAGCTCAGGCCAGAGTACAATGTGTACAAGGCTGTGTATGCTCTGGCATATGCCCTGGATGATATGCTGCGCTGTGTGCCAGGAACAGGGCCTTTCAGTGGGGACCGCTGTGCCAGTTTACAAAGAATGGAGCCATGGCAG CTTgttcattatttacaaaagGTCAACTTCACCACGTCATTTGGTGATATTGTGTCATTTAATGAAAATGGTGATGCCTTGCCAATCTATGATATCATGAACTGGCATTGGCTCCCTGATGGCAGAACTAAAGTTCATGGTGTGGGAGAGGTTAAGAGGTCACACTCCAAAGGAGAAGAACTCACAattgatgaaaacaaaatattttggaACTTTGAACCTAAAGAG CCACCTCGCTCAGTATGCAGTGAGAGCTGTGCTCCAGGTACTCGCATGGCAAGAAAGAAAGGGGAGCCTGAGTGCTGTTTCGACTGTGTTCCTTGTTCTGAGGGAAAAATCAGCAATGAGACTG ACTCTATGGAATGCACCAGTTGTCCAGAGGACTATTGGTCAAACGCCCGCCATGACCGCTGTGTTCCTAAGAAAACTGAGTTTCTCTCTTATCATGAGCCGTTGGGTATCTGCTTGACAACCACATCGTTGCTGGGCACATTTCTCTGTGCTGTCGTCCTGATAATCTTCATCCATCATCGCAGCACACCCATGGTTCGAGCCAACAATTCCGAACTGAGTTTCCTTCTCCTAGTGTCACTTAAACTATGTTTCCTGTGTTCACTGCTGTTTATCGGCCGCCCCAGACTATGGACGTGCCAGTTGAGACATGCAGGATTTGGGATTGTCTTTGTACTTTGTGTCTCATGTATTCTGGTGAAAACTATGGTGGTTCTTGCCGTGTTCAAGGCCTCCAAGCCAGGAAGTGGAGCTGTTCTCAAATGGTTTGGTGCCATGCAACAGAGAGGTACAGTCCTGGTTCTAACATCTGTTCAAGCAGCAATTTGCATTGCTTGGCTTGTGATTTCCTCGCCGACACCTCATAAAAACACTCTTTATCACAATGACAAAATAGTTTATGAGTGTGTAGTGGGGTCTACAGTTGGGTTTGCAGTATTACTTGGTTATATTGGCTTGCTGGCAATCCTCAGCTTCCTGCTTGCATTTCTGGCAAGGAATCTTCCTGACAACTTCAATGAGGCCAAACTCATCACTTTCAGTATGCTTATTTTTGGTGCTGTGTGGGTGGCCTTTGTCCCTGCCTATGTTAACTCACCAGGGAAATATGCAGATGCAGTGGAGGTATTTGCCATCCTTTCCTCCAGTTTTGGTCTTTTGGTAGCACTGTTTGGACCCAAATGTTACATAATCCTACTGAGAccagagaggaacacaaagaaAGCAATCATGGGGAAAGGTGCTACAAAGTCATAA
- the LOC132980552 gene encoding extracellular calcium-sensing receptor, protein MMTMVFAVEEINNNSSLLPGVKLGYRILDSCDNVHTSLQALFSLVGHSKEMLSDIERMYDAKSETSSCMADSPVPVVIGLASSSPTRAVAQTLGPFNIPLVSYFATCTCLTDKHMYPSFLRTVPNDLFQVRGLVQLVTFFSWLWVGTIGTPDDYSQYGIQAFSTQFKQQGGCLAFHLTIPKSPTTAEIQEFADTLQSSTTQVVVVFATEGQLVDLFLEGTLGFSFPGVRIPDLKEFLLNVHPSPKPGMELVNMFWEELFGCRLEFRDDRSKDNVADTPICSGSEDLRYTESSYTDVSQVRISYNVYKAVYAIAHALHTLLNCDSEGKKQGMCEKHIFFTSKQLLHHLQTVNFTNQFEEKVYFDSNGEPVPLYDIINWQKDSTGEIRFVKVGSYDGSAPLRQQLQLEQFTIVWTKGQSQVPISQCSAPCRPGSRQARRAGEPHCCFDCLPCAEGEFSNQTGSTECTKCPEYHWSDKDKVKCVAGVEDFLSFNDTMGIILVALTLLGVVSTTIITTVFHQFRCTPIVKANNSEISFLLLGSLKLCFLCSLVFIGQPSVWTCRLRQAAFGISFVLCLSCLFVKTIVVLLAFRANLPGSRALKQFGPSQQRTLILCTTTPQVCLCAGWLLCAPPFPFRNPTYQAATGKIVLECKEPWPPGFYLVLGYIGLLAFLCLLLAYLGRKLPDTFNEAKLITFSMLIFWAVWISFIPAYVSSPGKFTVAVEVFAILASSFGLLLCIFVPKCYIILLMPEKNIKKGIIGRYKR, encoded by the exons ATGATGACTATGGTGTTTGCCGTGGAGGAAATTAACAATAATTCAAGCTTGTTGCCGGGTGTTAAACTAGGCTACAGGATCTTGGACAGTTGCGACAATGTACACACCAGTCTGCAAGCTCTTTTCTCTTTAGTTGGGCACTCCAAAGAGATGCTCAGTGACATTG AGAGAATGTATGATGCAAAATCTGAAACATCCTCGTGTATGGCTGATTCTCCTGTGCCGGTTGTGATAGGCCTGGCATCCTCTTCTCCTACAAGAGCTGTGGCTCAAACTCTTGGCCCTTTCAATATACCACTG GTGAGTTATTTTGCCACTTGTACCTGTCTCACTGACAAACACATGTACCCGTCATTCTTGCGCACTGTCCCAAATGATCTCTTTCAAGTTAGAGGTCTTGTTCAGCTCGTCACCTTCTTCAGTTGGCTCTGGGTGGGCACAATAGGGACCCCG GATGACTACAGTCAATATGGTATCCAGGCTTTTTCTACTCAGTTTAAACAACAAGGTGGGTGTTTGGCATTTCATTTGACCATCCCCAAATCACCCACAACTGCTGAGATTCAAGAATTTGCAGACACACTGCAGAGCTCAACCACACAGGTAGTGGTGGTCTTTGCAACTGAGGGACAGTTGGTGGATTTGTTCTTAGAA GGCACACTCGGGTTCTCCTTTCCTGGAGTCAGGATCCCTGACTTGAAGGAATTCCTGTTAAATGTCCACCCCTCTCCCAAGCCCGGGATGGAATTGGTCAACATGTTCTGGGAAGAGTTGTTTGGCTGCAGGCTAGAGTTTAGAGATGACAGATCTAAAGACAATGTCGCAGACACA CCTATATGCAGTGGGTCAGAGGATCTGAGGTACACTGAAAGCAGTTACACTGATGTTTCTCAGGTCAGAATATCTTATAATGTGTATAAAGCTGTATATGCCATTGCCCATGCTCTGCACACATTATTGAACTGCGATTCTGAAGGAAAGAAACAGGGAATGTGTGAGAAACATATATTCTTTACTTCAAAGCAG TTGCTTCATCATCTGCAGACAGTGAATTTCACCAACCAGTTTGAggaaaaagtttattttgactCCAATGGAGAGCCGGTCCCTCTCTACGACATCATAAACTGGCAGAAAGACAGCACAGGTGAAATCAG ATTTGTCAAGGTGGGAAGCTATGATGGTTCAGCTCCTTTGAGACAACAGTTGCAGCTTGAGCAGTTCACGATTGTATGGACAAAAGGACAATCACAG GTGCCTATATCTCAGTGTAGTGCTCCATGTAGACCAGGCAGCAGGCAGGCCAGACGGGCAGGGGAGCCCCACTGCTGCTTTGATTGTTTGCCGTGTGCAGAAGGAGAGTTCAGCAACCAAACTG GTTCCACTGAGTGCACTAAATGTCCAGAGTACCACTGGTCTGACAAAGACAAGGTCAAATGTGTGGCTGGGGTGGAAGATTTCCTGTCTTTTAATGACACCATGGGCATCATCCTGGTCGCACTCACACTTCTGGGTGTTGTCtcaaccaccatcatcaccactgtCTTTCACCAATTTCGTTGCACACCAATCGTCAAGGCCAACAACTCGGAGATAAGTTTCTTGCTTCTCGGGTCACTCAAGCTCTGCTTCTTGTGTTCTCTGGTGTTCATTGGCCAGCCGTCTGTATGGACATGTAGGCTACGCCAGGCAGCATTTGGCATCAGCTTTGTCCTCTGTCTGTCCTGCCTCTTTGTTAAGACCATTGTGGTTCTCTTGGCCTTCCGTGCTAATCTACCTGGTTCCAGGGCTCTGAAACAGTTTGGTCCCTCTCAACAGAGGACGCTGATCCTCTGCACCACAACTCCTCAG GTTTGTCTCTGTGCTGGCTGGCTCTTGTGTGCACCTCCCTTCCCATTCAGAAACCCAACATATCAAGCTGCAACTGGTAAA ATTGTGTTGGAGTGTAAGGAACCATGGCCCCCAGGATTTTATCTCGTCCTTGGCTACATCGGACTACTGgccttcctctgcctcctcttggCATACCTTGGACGCAAACTGCCAGATACCTTCAATGAGGCAAAGCTCATCACTTTTAGCATGCTTATCTTCTGGGCTGTGTGGATCTCTTTCATCCCAGCTTATGTCAGCTCTCCTGGGAAGTTCACTGTTGCTGTTGAAGTATTTGCTATATTAGCCTCCAGTTTTGGACTGTTGTTATGTATATTTGTGCCTAAATGTTACATCATTTTACTGATgcctgaaaaaaacatcaagaaagGCATTATAGGAAGATATAAAAGATGA